The following proteins come from a genomic window of Megalobrama amblycephala isolate DHTTF-2021 linkage group LG1, ASM1881202v1, whole genome shotgun sequence:
- the g6pc1b gene encoding glucose-6-phosphatase b isoform X2: protein MEVLYGYGISSTLYLQTHYGHAQSWFTFVSTVADLRTTFLVFFPIWFHLQSAVGVKLVWVAVVGDWLNLVLKWLMFGERPYWWVKETVYYGNLTLPQIKQFPMTCETGPGSPSGHAMGAAGVYYSMITSLLPILQGCDTLKRCKLSSSFAFVPYTRCLQGLLWALFWGVQVCVSLSRVFIAAHFPHQVFAGVVSGIAVAKAFNRVSWIYSASLKGYVHTILCLVFVALGLYALLDAASIDPYWSLMKAQKWCIQSEWVHLDTTPFAGLLRNTGALFGLGLSLHLPSHGDMEKNKSCGNSAIYRLTCTAATLPLLSLLDSFRPPTSTHALFYALSFCKGATVPLTTIGFVPYCISTLANVFNRIKAQ from the exons ATGGAAGTCTTGTATGGGTATGGGATAAGCAGTACGTTATACCTGCAGACGCATTATGGGCATGCCCAAAGCTGGTTTACGTTCGTGTCTACAGTGGCAGACCTGCGTACAacatttttagtcttttttccCATCTGGTTCCACCTACAATCAGCAGTGGGCGTGAAGCTGGTCTGGGTTGCTGTTGTGGGAGACTGGCTCAACTTAGTCCTCAAATG GCTCATGTTTGGTGAGCGTCCTTATTGGTGGGTTAAGGAAACGGTTTATTACGGCAACTTGACTCTACCACAAATCAAACAGTTCCCCATGACCTGCGAGACTGGCCCCG GAAGTCCCTCGGGTCATGCGATGGGAGCTGCAGGGGTATACTATTCCATGATCACATCACTGCTGCCGATTTTGCAGGGATGTGACACCCTAAAAAGATG taaaCTTTCTTCTTCCTTTGCATTTGTGCCATATACTAGGTGCTTGCAGGGTCTTCTTTGGGCTCTTTTCTGGggtgtgcaggtgtgtgtgagtCTTTCTCGAGTCTTCATTGCAGCTCATTTCCCACATCAGGTCTTTGCTGGAGTTGTTTCGG GAATTGCAGTGGCCAAGGCTTTTAATAGAGTGTCCTGGATCTATTCAGCAAGCTTGAAGGGTTATGTGCACACCATCCTCTGTCTCGTGTTTGTTGCGCTGGGGCTTTATGCTTTGTTGGATGCTGCTTCAATAGACCCCTACTGGAGCCTAATGAAGGCACAGAAGTGGTGCATTCAGTCTGAATGGGTCCATCTGGACACCACACCCTTCGCTGGCCTCCTCCGCAACACTGGCGCCCTGTTCGGCCTAGGGCTGAGCCTCCATTTGCCTAGTCATGGTGATATGGAAAAAAACAAGAGCTGTGGAAACAGCGCCATTTACAGACTGACCTGTACAGCAGCAACACTGCCACTCCTGAGCCTCTTAGACTCATTCAGACCACCGACTAGCACTCATGCTCTCTTCTATGCGCTTTCTTTTTGTAAGGGCGCCACTGTGCCTCTAACCACTATAGGTTTTGTACCTTACTGCATAAGCACATTAGCAAATGTATTCAACAGAATAAAAGCACaataa
- the g6pc1b gene encoding glucose-6-phosphatase b isoform X1 encodes MEVLYGYGISSTLYLQTHYGHAQSWFTFVSTVADLRTTFLVFFPIWFHLQSAVGVKLVWVAVVGDWLNLVLKWLMFGERPYWWVKETVYYGNLTLPQIKQFPMTCETGPGSPSGHAMGAAGVYYSMITSLLPILQGCDTLKRWCLQGLLWALFWGVQVCVSLSRVFIAAHFPHQVFAGVVSGIAVAKAFNRVSWIYSASLKGYVHTILCLVFVALGLYALLDAASIDPYWSLMKAQKWCIQSEWVHLDTTPFAGLLRNTGALFGLGLSLHLPSHGDMEKNKSCGNSAIYRLTCTAATLPLLSLLDSFRPPTSTHALFYALSFCKGATVPLTTIGFVPYCISTLANVFNRIKAQ; translated from the exons ATGGAAGTCTTGTATGGGTATGGGATAAGCAGTACGTTATACCTGCAGACGCATTATGGGCATGCCCAAAGCTGGTTTACGTTCGTGTCTACAGTGGCAGACCTGCGTACAacatttttagtcttttttccCATCTGGTTCCACCTACAATCAGCAGTGGGCGTGAAGCTGGTCTGGGTTGCTGTTGTGGGAGACTGGCTCAACTTAGTCCTCAAATG GCTCATGTTTGGTGAGCGTCCTTATTGGTGGGTTAAGGAAACGGTTTATTACGGCAACTTGACTCTACCACAAATCAAACAGTTCCCCATGACCTGCGAGACTGGCCCCG GAAGTCCCTCGGGTCATGCGATGGGAGCTGCAGGGGTATACTATTCCATGATCACATCACTGCTGCCGATTTTGCAGGGATGTGACACCCTAAAAAGATG GTGCTTGCAGGGTCTTCTTTGGGCTCTTTTCTGGggtgtgcaggtgtgtgtgagtCTTTCTCGAGTCTTCATTGCAGCTCATTTCCCACATCAGGTCTTTGCTGGAGTTGTTTCGG GAATTGCAGTGGCCAAGGCTTTTAATAGAGTGTCCTGGATCTATTCAGCAAGCTTGAAGGGTTATGTGCACACCATCCTCTGTCTCGTGTTTGTTGCGCTGGGGCTTTATGCTTTGTTGGATGCTGCTTCAATAGACCCCTACTGGAGCCTAATGAAGGCACAGAAGTGGTGCATTCAGTCTGAATGGGTCCATCTGGACACCACACCCTTCGCTGGCCTCCTCCGCAACACTGGCGCCCTGTTCGGCCTAGGGCTGAGCCTCCATTTGCCTAGTCATGGTGATATGGAAAAAAACAAGAGCTGTGGAAACAGCGCCATTTACAGACTGACCTGTACAGCAGCAACACTGCCACTCCTGAGCCTCTTAGACTCATTCAGACCACCGACTAGCACTCATGCTCTCTTCTATGCGCTTTCTTTTTGTAAGGGCGCCACTGTGCCTCTAACCACTATAGGTTTTGTACCTTACTGCATAAGCACATTAGCAAATGTATTCAACAGAATAAAAGCACaataa